From the Anguilla anguilla isolate fAngAng1 chromosome 8, fAngAng1.pri, whole genome shotgun sequence genome, one window contains:
- the rfx5 gene encoding DNA-binding protein RFX5 isoform X1 encodes MFFRIQISRWWYPDAGFYGDERKAMAEDGPQAAMPSRDAPRLDLAEVGSEPSMLLRKLRSNISKNIQSKVDFILQEVQRFSDSDKLYLYLQLPSGPGTTEKSGGDSNSFNTSDQLHACNWIRSHLEEHADTCLPKQDVYEAYRRYCDNLQYRSLSAANFGKIIRDIFPNIKARRLGGRGQSKYCYSGIRRKSVLNMPLLPSLDLKNDPSELTELVQTYKQEVTEAACELICDWAQKILKRSFDTVVEIARFLVQEHIVNPRCSQAELITSAALAGGSPKPHKVIKRNVAPAKGGGADGEGGGPENKKDRERGDQASPGKPAHGEKPVKGAEGGRGTAGGAGAGGRDLQVEAVMKRYPQLLPRGSVPDKTPPPACARSSPPPLAPKDALKVTLPITMTTLPQQPGGATAVFNMILPSGVSLSYPEREKAPPVTVTTTPGPAPSPSVLQKSRLAAPKRAPDPSPVDVAGATPMKRKRGRPRKPRPEEAGQLLPPSPAGHTLSPFTGGVIQKASSSSSSSSSSSLAPQPPQQPPQPEIMEIVIQDQHIRFLSAVPASSLEAPPLPATGGGATAVTDSPQGQQKSVVVQCYRPGASGDARPTLEGPLVLQSPCGQPAKPGGPSWGVGGATVEVIRRAPMAREAKANPPPLSTLPEEKEQEQEEVEIILTPVDSLSEPPVTASASADAP; translated from the exons ATGTTCTTTCGAATTCAG ATCTCCCGGTGGTGGTACCCGGATGCGGGTTTCTACGGCGACGAGCGGAAAGCCATGGCGGAAGACGGCCCTCAGGCAGCAATGCCCAGCCGGGACGCCCCCAGACTGGACCTCGCAGAGGTGGGGTCCGAGCCAAGCATGCTGCTCCGGAAGCTGAGGAGTAACATTTC tAAGAACATTCAGAGTAAAGTGGATTTCATCCTG CAAGAAGTCCAGCGTTTCTCTGACAGCGATAAGCtctacctgtacctgcagctgccCTCCGGACCGGGGACGACCGAGAAGAG CGGTGGTGACTCCAACTCCTTCAACACGTCTGACCAGCTGCACGCATGTAACTGGATCCGGAGCCACCTGGAGGAGCATGCGGACACCTGCCTGCCCAAGCAGGACGTGTACGAGGCCTACAG GAGATACTGTGATAACCTCCAGTACCGCTCCCTCAGTGCCGCCAACTTCGGCAAGATCATCCGCGACATCTTCCCCAACATCAAAGCCCgcaggctgggggggcggggccagtccAA GTACTGCTACAGCGGAATTCGCCGGAAGAGCGTCCTGAACATGCCCCTGCTGCCCAGCCTGGACCTCAAGAATGACCCA TCGGAGCTGACGGAGCTGGTGCAGACGTACAAGCAGGAGGTGACGGAGGCCGCGTGCGAGCTCATCTGCGACTGGGCGCAGAAGATCCTGAAGCGCTCCTTCGACACCGTGGTGGAGATCGCCCGCTTCCTGGTGCAGGAGCACATCGTCAACCCCCGCTGCAGCCAGGCCGAGCTCATCACCAGCGCCGCCCTGGCAG GTGGCTCCCCGAAGCCCCATAAGGTGATCAAGAGGAACGTGGCCCCGGCAAAAGGGGGCGGAGCAGACGGCGAAGGAGGCGGGCCTGAAAACAAG aaggacagagagaggggcgacCAGGCGTCACCAGGGAAACCAGCTCACGGGGAGAAGCCAGTGaagggggcagagggagggcggggcacagcggggggggcgggggctgggggtcgCGACCTGCAGGTGGAGGCGGTGATGAAGCGCTACCCCCAGCTGCTGCCCCGCGGCTCGGTCCCGGACAagaccccgcccccagcctgcgcccgctcctcccccccgccgCTGGCCCCCAAGGACGCGCTGAAGGTCACCCTGCCCATCACCATGACTACGCTGCCCCAGCAGCCGGGCGGGGCCACCGCCGTCTTCAACATGATCCTGCCCTCTGGGGTGAGCCTCTCCTACCCGGAGAGGGAGAAGGCCCCGCCCGTCACCGTGACAACCACGCCTggcccagcccccagccccagtGTGCTGCAGAAGTCCCGCCTGGCGGCCCCTAAACGGGCCCCGGACCCGTCACCCGTCGATGTGGCGGGGGCCACGCccatgaagaggaagaggggccGGCCCAGGAAGCCACGCCCTGAAGAGGCGGGGCAGTTGCTGCCCCCTTCCCCTGCCGGGCACACCCTCTCGCCCTTTACCGGTGGAGTGATCCAGAAggcctcctcctcatcttcgtcctcctcctcttcctccttggccccccagcccccgcagcagcccccccagccTGAAATCATGGAGATCGTGATCCAGGACCAGCACATCCGCTTCCTGAGCGCAGTCCCCGCCTCCTCTTtggaggctccgcccctcccggCCACAGGAGGAGGGGCCACGGCCGTGACGGACAGCCCCCAGGGGCAGCAGAAGAGTGTTGTGGTGCAGTGTTACCGCCCGGGGGCCAGTGGCGATGCCCGTCCCACCCTGGAGGGCCCCCTGGTGCTCCAGAGCCCATGTGGCCAGCCGGCCAAACCGGGGGGGCCGAGCTGGGGGGTAGGCGGGGCCACTGTGGAGGTCATCAGACGGGCCCCCATGGCGCGGGAGGCGAAGGCcaacccccctcctctttccacCCTGccggaggagaaggagcaggagcaggaggaggtggagatcATCCTCACCCCCGTGGACTCTCTCTCCGAGCCCCCGGTTACCGCCAGCGCCTCGGCCGACGCCCCCTAG
- the rfx5 gene encoding DNA-binding protein RFX5 isoform X2 yields MFFRIQISRWWYPDAGFYGDERKAMAEDGPQAAMPSRDAPRLDLAEVGSEPSMLLRKLRSNISKNIQSKVDFILQEVQRFSDSDKLYLYLQLPSGPGTTEKSGGDSNSFNTSDQLHACNWIRSHLEEHADTCLPKQDVYEAYRRYCDNLQYRSLSAANFGKIIRDIFPNIKARRLGGRGQSKYCYSGIRRKSVLNMPLLPSLDLKNDPSELTELVQTYKQEVTEAACELICDWAQKILKRSFDTVVEIARFLVQEHIVNPRCSQAELITSAALAGGSPKPHKVIKRNVAPAKGGGADGEGGGPENKDRERGDQASPGKPAHGEKPVKGAEGGRGTAGGAGAGGRDLQVEAVMKRYPQLLPRGSVPDKTPPPACARSSPPPLAPKDALKVTLPITMTTLPQQPGGATAVFNMILPSGVSLSYPEREKAPPVTVTTTPGPAPSPSVLQKSRLAAPKRAPDPSPVDVAGATPMKRKRGRPRKPRPEEAGQLLPPSPAGHTLSPFTGGVIQKASSSSSSSSSSSLAPQPPQQPPQPEIMEIVIQDQHIRFLSAVPASSLEAPPLPATGGGATAVTDSPQGQQKSVVVQCYRPGASGDARPTLEGPLVLQSPCGQPAKPGGPSWGVGGATVEVIRRAPMAREAKANPPPLSTLPEEKEQEQEEVEIILTPVDSLSEPPVTASASADAP; encoded by the exons ATGTTCTTTCGAATTCAG ATCTCCCGGTGGTGGTACCCGGATGCGGGTTTCTACGGCGACGAGCGGAAAGCCATGGCGGAAGACGGCCCTCAGGCAGCAATGCCCAGCCGGGACGCCCCCAGACTGGACCTCGCAGAGGTGGGGTCCGAGCCAAGCATGCTGCTCCGGAAGCTGAGGAGTAACATTTC tAAGAACATTCAGAGTAAAGTGGATTTCATCCTG CAAGAAGTCCAGCGTTTCTCTGACAGCGATAAGCtctacctgtacctgcagctgccCTCCGGACCGGGGACGACCGAGAAGAG CGGTGGTGACTCCAACTCCTTCAACACGTCTGACCAGCTGCACGCATGTAACTGGATCCGGAGCCACCTGGAGGAGCATGCGGACACCTGCCTGCCCAAGCAGGACGTGTACGAGGCCTACAG GAGATACTGTGATAACCTCCAGTACCGCTCCCTCAGTGCCGCCAACTTCGGCAAGATCATCCGCGACATCTTCCCCAACATCAAAGCCCgcaggctgggggggcggggccagtccAA GTACTGCTACAGCGGAATTCGCCGGAAGAGCGTCCTGAACATGCCCCTGCTGCCCAGCCTGGACCTCAAGAATGACCCA TCGGAGCTGACGGAGCTGGTGCAGACGTACAAGCAGGAGGTGACGGAGGCCGCGTGCGAGCTCATCTGCGACTGGGCGCAGAAGATCCTGAAGCGCTCCTTCGACACCGTGGTGGAGATCGCCCGCTTCCTGGTGCAGGAGCACATCGTCAACCCCCGCTGCAGCCAGGCCGAGCTCATCACCAGCGCCGCCCTGGCAG GTGGCTCCCCGAAGCCCCATAAGGTGATCAAGAGGAACGTGGCCCCGGCAAAAGGGGGCGGAGCAGACGGCGAAGGAGGCGGGCCTGAAAACAAG gacagagagaggggcgacCAGGCGTCACCAGGGAAACCAGCTCACGGGGAGAAGCCAGTGaagggggcagagggagggcggggcacagcggggggggcgggggctgggggtcgCGACCTGCAGGTGGAGGCGGTGATGAAGCGCTACCCCCAGCTGCTGCCCCGCGGCTCGGTCCCGGACAagaccccgcccccagcctgcgcccgctcctcccccccgccgCTGGCCCCCAAGGACGCGCTGAAGGTCACCCTGCCCATCACCATGACTACGCTGCCCCAGCAGCCGGGCGGGGCCACCGCCGTCTTCAACATGATCCTGCCCTCTGGGGTGAGCCTCTCCTACCCGGAGAGGGAGAAGGCCCCGCCCGTCACCGTGACAACCACGCCTggcccagcccccagccccagtGTGCTGCAGAAGTCCCGCCTGGCGGCCCCTAAACGGGCCCCGGACCCGTCACCCGTCGATGTGGCGGGGGCCACGCccatgaagaggaagaggggccGGCCCAGGAAGCCACGCCCTGAAGAGGCGGGGCAGTTGCTGCCCCCTTCCCCTGCCGGGCACACCCTCTCGCCCTTTACCGGTGGAGTGATCCAGAAggcctcctcctcatcttcgtcctcctcctcttcctccttggccccccagcccccgcagcagcccccccagccTGAAATCATGGAGATCGTGATCCAGGACCAGCACATCCGCTTCCTGAGCGCAGTCCCCGCCTCCTCTTtggaggctccgcccctcccggCCACAGGAGGAGGGGCCACGGCCGTGACGGACAGCCCCCAGGGGCAGCAGAAGAGTGTTGTGGTGCAGTGTTACCGCCCGGGGGCCAGTGGCGATGCCCGTCCCACCCTGGAGGGCCCCCTGGTGCTCCAGAGCCCATGTGGCCAGCCGGCCAAACCGGGGGGGCCGAGCTGGGGGGTAGGCGGGGCCACTGTGGAGGTCATCAGACGGGCCCCCATGGCGCGGGAGGCGAAGGCcaacccccctcctctttccacCCTGccggaggagaaggagcaggagcaggaggaggtggagatcATCCTCACCCCCGTGGACTCTCTCTCCGAGCCCCCGGTTACCGCCAGCGCCTCGGCCGACGCCCCCTAG
- the rfx5 gene encoding DNA-binding protein RFX5 isoform X3 produces MAEDGPQAAMPSRDAPRLDLAEVGSEPSMLLRKLRSNISKNIQSKVDFILQEVQRFSDSDKLYLYLQLPSGPGTTEKSGGDSNSFNTSDQLHACNWIRSHLEEHADTCLPKQDVYEAYRRYCDNLQYRSLSAANFGKIIRDIFPNIKARRLGGRGQSKYCYSGIRRKSVLNMPLLPSLDLKNDPSELTELVQTYKQEVTEAACELICDWAQKILKRSFDTVVEIARFLVQEHIVNPRCSQAELITSAALAGGSPKPHKVIKRNVAPAKGGGADGEGGGPENKKDRERGDQASPGKPAHGEKPVKGAEGGRGTAGGAGAGGRDLQVEAVMKRYPQLLPRGSVPDKTPPPACARSSPPPLAPKDALKVTLPITMTTLPQQPGGATAVFNMILPSGVSLSYPEREKAPPVTVTTTPGPAPSPSVLQKSRLAAPKRAPDPSPVDVAGATPMKRKRGRPRKPRPEEAGQLLPPSPAGHTLSPFTGGVIQKASSSSSSSSSSSLAPQPPQQPPQPEIMEIVIQDQHIRFLSAVPASSLEAPPLPATGGGATAVTDSPQGQQKSVVVQCYRPGASGDARPTLEGPLVLQSPCGQPAKPGGPSWGVGGATVEVIRRAPMAREAKANPPPLSTLPEEKEQEQEEVEIILTPVDSLSEPPVTASASADAP; encoded by the exons ATGGCGGAAGACGGCCCTCAGGCAGCAATGCCCAGCCGGGACGCCCCCAGACTGGACCTCGCAGAGGTGGGGTCCGAGCCAAGCATGCTGCTCCGGAAGCTGAGGAGTAACATTTC tAAGAACATTCAGAGTAAAGTGGATTTCATCCTG CAAGAAGTCCAGCGTTTCTCTGACAGCGATAAGCtctacctgtacctgcagctgccCTCCGGACCGGGGACGACCGAGAAGAG CGGTGGTGACTCCAACTCCTTCAACACGTCTGACCAGCTGCACGCATGTAACTGGATCCGGAGCCACCTGGAGGAGCATGCGGACACCTGCCTGCCCAAGCAGGACGTGTACGAGGCCTACAG GAGATACTGTGATAACCTCCAGTACCGCTCCCTCAGTGCCGCCAACTTCGGCAAGATCATCCGCGACATCTTCCCCAACATCAAAGCCCgcaggctgggggggcggggccagtccAA GTACTGCTACAGCGGAATTCGCCGGAAGAGCGTCCTGAACATGCCCCTGCTGCCCAGCCTGGACCTCAAGAATGACCCA TCGGAGCTGACGGAGCTGGTGCAGACGTACAAGCAGGAGGTGACGGAGGCCGCGTGCGAGCTCATCTGCGACTGGGCGCAGAAGATCCTGAAGCGCTCCTTCGACACCGTGGTGGAGATCGCCCGCTTCCTGGTGCAGGAGCACATCGTCAACCCCCGCTGCAGCCAGGCCGAGCTCATCACCAGCGCCGCCCTGGCAG GTGGCTCCCCGAAGCCCCATAAGGTGATCAAGAGGAACGTGGCCCCGGCAAAAGGGGGCGGAGCAGACGGCGAAGGAGGCGGGCCTGAAAACAAG aaggacagagagaggggcgacCAGGCGTCACCAGGGAAACCAGCTCACGGGGAGAAGCCAGTGaagggggcagagggagggcggggcacagcggggggggcgggggctgggggtcgCGACCTGCAGGTGGAGGCGGTGATGAAGCGCTACCCCCAGCTGCTGCCCCGCGGCTCGGTCCCGGACAagaccccgcccccagcctgcgcccgctcctcccccccgccgCTGGCCCCCAAGGACGCGCTGAAGGTCACCCTGCCCATCACCATGACTACGCTGCCCCAGCAGCCGGGCGGGGCCACCGCCGTCTTCAACATGATCCTGCCCTCTGGGGTGAGCCTCTCCTACCCGGAGAGGGAGAAGGCCCCGCCCGTCACCGTGACAACCACGCCTggcccagcccccagccccagtGTGCTGCAGAAGTCCCGCCTGGCGGCCCCTAAACGGGCCCCGGACCCGTCACCCGTCGATGTGGCGGGGGCCACGCccatgaagaggaagaggggccGGCCCAGGAAGCCACGCCCTGAAGAGGCGGGGCAGTTGCTGCCCCCTTCCCCTGCCGGGCACACCCTCTCGCCCTTTACCGGTGGAGTGATCCAGAAggcctcctcctcatcttcgtcctcctcctcttcctccttggccccccagcccccgcagcagcccccccagccTGAAATCATGGAGATCGTGATCCAGGACCAGCACATCCGCTTCCTGAGCGCAGTCCCCGCCTCCTCTTtggaggctccgcccctcccggCCACAGGAGGAGGGGCCACGGCCGTGACGGACAGCCCCCAGGGGCAGCAGAAGAGTGTTGTGGTGCAGTGTTACCGCCCGGGGGCCAGTGGCGATGCCCGTCCCACCCTGGAGGGCCCCCTGGTGCTCCAGAGCCCATGTGGCCAGCCGGCCAAACCGGGGGGGCCGAGCTGGGGGGTAGGCGGGGCCACTGTGGAGGTCATCAGACGGGCCCCCATGGCGCGGGAGGCGAAGGCcaacccccctcctctttccacCCTGccggaggagaaggagcaggagcaggaggaggtggagatcATCCTCACCCCCGTGGACTCTCTCTCCGAGCCCCCGGTTACCGCCAGCGCCTCGGCCGACGCCCCCTAG